The following coding sequences lie in one Deltaproteobacteria bacterium genomic window:
- a CDS encoding GTPase domain-containing protein, whose protein sequence is MTYINHLAREINCKIVYYGPGLCGKTTNLQYIFESSKPDAKGKMISLATDTDRTLFFDFLPLELGMVKGFKVRFHLYTVPGQVFYDASRKLVLRGADGVIFVADSQPSRSEANIESLENLETNLAEFGQSLARVPFVLQYNKRDMPEVATIEELRAQLNPRGVPEVEAAAKSGVGVYETLKVLSKLVLANVAAAPT, encoded by the coding sequence ATGACGTACATCAATCACCTCGCGCGCGAGATCAACTGCAAGATCGTCTACTACGGCCCCGGCCTGTGCGGGAAGACCACCAACCTGCAGTACATCTTCGAGAGCTCGAAGCCCGACGCCAAGGGCAAGATGATCTCGCTGGCGACCGACACCGATCGCACGTTGTTCTTCGACTTCCTGCCGCTCGAGCTCGGCATGGTGAAGGGCTTCAAGGTCCGCTTCCACCTCTACACGGTGCCGGGCCAGGTCTTCTACGATGCCAGCCGCAAGCTGGTGCTGCGGGGGGCCGACGGCGTCATCTTCGTGGCCGACTCGCAGCCCAGCCGCTCCGAGGCCAACATCGAGAGCCTCGAGAACCTCGAGACCAACCTCGCGGAGTTCGGACAGTCGCTCGCGCGGGTGCCGTTCGTGCTGCAGTACAACAAGCGCGACATGCCCGAGGTCGCGACCATCGAGGAGCTCCGCGCGCAGCTGAACCCGCGTGGCGTGCCCGAGGTCGAGGCCGCCGCCAAGAGCGGGGTCGGGGTCTACGAGACCTTGAAGGTGCTGTCGAAGCTGGTGCTGGCCAACGTCGCCGCCGCGCCGACCTGA
- a CDS encoding aldo/keto reductase: MRCRPFANTGVPLSIVGLGTWNMERDREASAVAAIQLALDLGINHVDTAELYGRGEVERLVGRALLDRRERVYLCSKVLPTNASRRGTIGACERSLSRLGTDHLDLYLLHWPGAHPLEETVDAFHQLIADGKIRRWGVSNFDVDMLEALARIVDPAEIACNQVLYHLEERAIEHRVLPWCRERGIATVAYSPLGSGAFVSPRSHGGQVLAEIATRHDATPARVALAWLAREPDVFVIPKATALTHVRDDVAAGDLVLGDDDIAAIDRAFERGHARGLPTL; encoded by the coding sequence ATGCGCTGCAGACCGTTCGCGAACACCGGGGTGCCACTGTCCATCGTGGGACTCGGTACGTGGAACATGGAGCGCGATCGGGAGGCCTCGGCGGTGGCCGCGATCCAGCTCGCACTCGATCTCGGCATCAACCACGTCGACACCGCCGAGCTCTACGGGCGCGGTGAGGTCGAGCGGCTGGTCGGGCGTGCGCTGCTCGATCGCCGCGAACGGGTCTACCTGTGCTCGAAGGTGCTGCCGACCAACGCGTCGCGACGCGGCACCATCGGTGCCTGCGAGCGCTCGCTCTCGCGGCTCGGCACCGACCATCTCGATCTCTACCTGTTGCACTGGCCCGGTGCGCACCCGCTCGAGGAGACGGTCGATGCGTTCCACCAGCTGATCGCCGACGGCAAGATCCGTCGCTGGGGTGTGAGCAACTTCGACGTCGACATGCTCGAGGCGCTGGCGCGCATCGTCGACCCCGCCGAGATCGCGTGCAACCAGGTGCTCTACCACCTCGAGGAGCGGGCGATCGAACATCGCGTGCTGCCGTGGTGCCGTGAGCGTGGCATCGCCACCGTCGCCTATAGCCCGCTCGGCAGCGGCGCGTTCGTGTCGCCACGATCCCACGGTGGGCAGGTGCTCGCCGAGATCGCGACGCGCCACGACGCCACGCCGGCCCGCGTCGCGCTGGCGTGGTTGGCGCGTGAGCCCGACGTGTTCGTCATCCCCAAGGCGACCGCGCTGACACATGTGCGCGACGACGTGGCCGCCGGCGATCTGGTGCTGGGCGACGACGACATCGCTGCGATCGATCGCGCGTTCGAGCGCGGCCATGCGCGGGGCCTGCCCACGCTCTGA
- a CDS encoding TIGR02453 family protein, whose protein sequence is MVARKTGKASKPKAQATSRPRARPASTAAKPTRAPGFAGFDADLFAFLRELAFHNEREWFESQRERYERSVRQPALAFLAAVGPAIQRVLPSFVADARPVGGSLMRIHRDVRFASDKSPYKTNVGMHVRHAVGKDIHAPGVYLHLDADECFLGVGLWHPEPEVLGKVRRRIVERPSAWKAAHDGSAFRNAWKPAGESLVRVPKGFDPAHPHADDLRRKDHLALSPLSFDEVRSAALTKLVSKRLTAARSYVQFLCDALDLPL, encoded by the coding sequence ATGGTGGCACGCAAGACCGGCAAGGCGAGCAAACCCAAGGCGCAGGCGACCTCGCGCCCGCGTGCACGCCCGGCGAGCACGGCGGCGAAGCCCACGCGCGCGCCGGGCTTCGCCGGCTTCGACGCCGATCTCTTCGCGTTCCTGCGCGAGCTCGCCTTCCACAACGAGCGCGAGTGGTTCGAGTCGCAGCGCGAGCGCTACGAGCGGAGCGTGCGGCAGCCGGCGTTGGCGTTCCTCGCGGCGGTAGGCCCCGCGATCCAACGCGTGCTGCCGAGCTTCGTCGCCGATGCGCGGCCGGTCGGTGGCTCGCTCATGCGAATCCACCGCGACGTGCGCTTCGCGAGCGACAAGAGCCCCTACAAGACCAATGTCGGCATGCACGTGCGCCACGCGGTCGGCAAGGACATCCATGCGCCGGGCGTGTATCTCCACCTCGACGCCGACGAGTGCTTCCTCGGCGTCGGTCTGTGGCACCCGGAGCCCGAGGTGTTGGGCAAGGTCCGTCGTCGCATCGTCGAGCGGCCGAGCGCGTGGAAGGCGGCGCACGACGGCTCGGCATTCCGCAACGCGTGGAAGCCGGCCGGCGAGTCGCTGGTGCGCGTGCCCAAGGGCTTCGATCCGGCGCATCCCCACGCCGACGACCTGCGTCGCAAGGATCACCTGGCGCTGTCGCCGTTGTCCTTCGATGAGGTTCGCAGCGCAGCGCTGACCAAGCTCGTGTCCAAGCGACTCACCGCCGCGCGGAGCTACGTGCAGTTTCTCTGCGACGCGCTGGACCTGCCGTTGTGA